A part of Bombus affinis isolate iyBomAffi1 chromosome 12, iyBomAffi1.2, whole genome shotgun sequence genomic DNA contains:
- the LOC126922808 gene encoding piwi-like protein Ago3, producing the protein MEEDKGKQIGKGRGAILLRLMKEKEQSEDAAIKSSSKSQSQTQYNVPNLSEIPSSSKTGHGRGNLLSTLKSMIRASASSSKPVEVASPGRELSIKKPKAAGLTEKQSDIAVQSFDDAGVLGKLTDMTIQETKSTSEPYSAFKPKCRQGTGGTSVQLSGNYISLKLSSGKGLFNYEVKFNPDIESRPLRRKLLNQHLQALGRTKVFDGVTLYLPQKLQQNIIILESIHPMDQSKVELKVIYKKQQTMSENIPFFNVLLGRVLRSLSLVRIGQHNFNPKGIHPIPQHKLEVWPGYATAITAYEGGLKLCIDARHRVMRTETIRDIMINFGGKPNFKDAVVRELIGLSVFTRYNNKTYRVDDVAWDKDPTYEFIKGTEKVSLINYYKFHWNIEIKDKNQPLLVHCDKFKSSTGQTQEKMILLVPELCYLASLSNSVRSDFRIMKDLMAVTQMTPNARRDIIRHFVQEIQNNDVPRGILAEWGLYLEPDVIKFTGRILESECVFFGKNTKVTPSLDRPVDWGSTVSRNALLRTPNLNHWFILYCQKDTRCTQEFAGMFKNVTKVMGMNVRDPHMICLRDDKIETYVQALRKSIQQTANLMVIVFPTNRTDRYSAVKRVCCVEMPVASQVIMSRTISRGDKLKSITEKIALQVNCKLGGALWALAIPMDNCMICGIDVYHAGNGQSKGSVAGFVASLDKLLTIWHSKICIQGKRQEIVDMLQMCLISAVKAYHRHNTRYPDRIIIYRDGVSDGQLEIVVKYEIKQLLAAFKAIEINYEPTLTVIIVQKRINTRIFEKSSSGLRNPSPGTIVDCYITKPDVYDFFLVSQNIRQGTVSPTRYIVIYDSRNMKPEHIQRLTYKLCHLYYNWPGTIKVPAPCQYAHKLVSLIGQNIQLEPHQSLADTLYYL; encoded by the exons ATGGAAGAAGATAAGGGAAAACAAATTGGTAAAGGAAGAGGAGCTATTCTTTTAAGGCTCATGAAAGAAAAGGAACAATCTGAAGATGCAGCTATAAAATCTTCATCAAAAAGTCAAAGTCAAACACAATATAATGTACCTAATCTATCTGAAATACCATCCAGTTCTAAGACAGGACATGGAAGAGGTAATTTATTAAGCACATTAAAATCAATGATACGTGCTAGTGCATCAAGTTCTAAACCAGTAGAAGTAGCTAGTCCAGGTAGAGAGTTGTCAATCAAGAAACCTAAAGCTGCTGG cttAACTGAAAAACAATCAGACATTGCTGTACAATCTTTTGATGATGCAGGAGTATTAGGTAAATTAACCGATATGACAATACAGGAAACAAAAAGTACATCTGAACCATATTCAGCATTTAAACCAAAATGTCGACAAGGAACAGGTGGAACTTC AGTACAGTTAAGTGGTAATTATATAAGCCTCAAATTAAGTTCTGGAAAAGGGTTGTTCAATTATGAAGTCAAGTTTAATCCTGATATTGAGTCAAGACCACTTCGTAGAAAACTTCTTAATCAACATTTACAAGCACTTGGACGAACAAAAGTATTTGATGGAGTAACACTCTATTTACCACAGAAGTTACAGCAGAAT ATAATTATCCTTGAATCTATACATCCTATGGATCAGTCAAAAGTGGAATTAAAAGTAATATATAAGAAACAACAAACCATGTCTGAGAACATTCCATTTTTCAATGTTTTACTTGGCCGTGTTCTACGATCGCTTAGTTTAGTTCGCATTGGCCAACATAATTTTAATCCAAAGGGAATACATCCTATACCACAACATAAATTGGAAGTGTGGCCAGGCTACGCAACAGCAATTACTGCATATGAAGGGGGTTTAAAATTATGCATAGATGCACGGCATCGTGTTATGCGTACAGAAACGATACGTGATATAAT GATCAACTTCGGAGGTAAACCGAATTTCAAAGATGCCGTTGTAAGAGAATTAATTGGGTTATCCGTTTTtacaagatataataataaaacctATCGTGTTGATGACGTTGCATGGGATAAGGATCCGACATATGAATTTATAAAAGGAACTGAAAAAGtttctttaataaattattataagttTCATTGGAATATAGAGATAAAAGACAAAAATCAACCACTTTTAGTTCATTGTGATAAATTTAAATCATCTACTGGTCAG ACACAAGAAAAAATGATATTGTTGGTTCCTGAGCTATGTTACTTAGCAAGTTTGAGCAATAGTGTTCGTTCAGATTTTAGAATTATGAAGGATCTCATGGCAGTGACTCAAATGACTCCCAATGCCCGACGTGATATAATTAGACATTTTGTGCaagaaatacaaaataatgATGTACCACGGGGAATATTAGCTGAGTGGGGTTTATATCTGGAACCTGATGTAATAAAATTCACAGGCAGAATTCTTGAATCTGAGTGCGTTTTCTTCGGTAAAAATACAAAAGTTACACCTTCGCTTGATCGTCCTGTAGATTGGGGTTCAACAGTATCTAGAAATGCTCTTTTAAGAACT CCTAATCTGAATCATTGGTTTATCTTGTATTGCCAAAAAGATACAAGATGTACACAAGAGTTTGCTGGTATGTTCAAAAATGTTACAAAAGTTATGGGTATGAATGTTAGAGACCCACACATGATTTGCTTAAGAGACGATAAAATTGAAACATATGTACAAGCACTAAGAAAGAGTATCCAACAAACGGCTAATCTAATGGTTATCGTGTTTCCTACAAACAGAACTGATAGATATTCTGCGGTAAAAAG AGTATGCTGTGTAGAAATGCCTGTAGCTTCTCAAGTAATTATGTCTAGAACTATTTCTCGTGGTGACAAATTAAAAAGCATAACAGAAAAAATTGCTTTACAAGTTAATTGTAAGCTGGGTGGAGCACTTTGGGCTTTAGCTATACCTATG GACAATTGCATGATATGCGGTATAGACGTATATCATGCAGGTAATGGCCAATCAAAAGGGAGTGTTGCAGGCTTTGTAGCAAGCCTAGATAAGCTATTGACAATTTGGCACAGTAAAATCTGTATACAAGGTAAACGTCAAGAGATAGTAGATATGTTGCAAATGTGTTTAATTTCGGCTGTAAAAGCCTACCATAGA CATAATACGCGTTACCCAGATCGTATTATCATATATCGAGATGGAGTTAGCGATGGACAATTAGAGATTGTTGTCAAGTATGAGATAAAACAGCTATTAGCAGCATTTAAAGCTATAGAAATAAATTACGAACCAACATTAACTGTAATAATAGTTCAAAAACGCATTAATACCCGGATATTTGAGAAATCT agcTCTGGATTGAGGAACCCTTCACCAGGAACAATTGTGGATTGTTACATAACAAAACCAGATGTCTACGATTTCTTCTTAGTTTCTCAAAACATACGTCAAGGAACAGTATCGCCAActcgctatatcgttatatatgaCAGTAGAAATATGAAACCTGAACATATACAACGACTAACGTATAAGCTTTGTCATTTGTATTACAATTGGCCTGGTACTATAAAAGTTCCAGCTCCTTGTCAATATGCACATAAGCTTGTTTCTCTCATTGGACAAAATATACAGCTAGAACCACATCAATCGCTTGCCGATACATTATATTACTTGTAA